A genomic window from Luteolibacter sp. LG18 includes:
- a CDS encoding DUF455 family protein, protein MQMREAAERILFASTLEEKLQLAPAHVRDDQPGKAILVPADGPGRPTELRLGGKGVKVDFPGTHRLDDDRERGKLLHFLANHELLAAELMALVLLKFPDAPKEYRAGVYEAMREEQMHTLMYLRRMKECGIHFGELPLNDFFWKLVAPVESPLEFVTRLNLTFEQANLDFSKHYAALFREAGDSATAAVLEKIYQDEIGHVGHGVKWFRHWKEHGTSDWDAFCQAQRLPLSAARAKGVAPFNAEGRRLAGLDEDFIRHLEIYGQSRGRTPVVTWFNPDAESHVMAAVTGTRYDPNKHAVALDEDLEILALVWCRKDDIAVLRRPPSAAHLASLQAAGLEIPEIVSRADLATLAERKLGGLRPWAWSPDASTLFKELADNIAPGMPQPWREALPPICFSKELGVRLEDALAIPVEDRGALVADVGSAEAAIRAIRAIHAGGRSALAKAAYSCAGRGHFRIDPGKLDDAAGAWLRQALDKHRAIVIEPWLQRVLDFSALYEIEPGGGIRLIGMTVMENDAAGRFTGTRVAWKWGSMLDPETAAYFFGAGQGMEWVEHRIPAALPELLPGYTGPVGIDAMIHRCADGSLALKPVVEVNVRMTMGRVALELQKRKAFRGNGRFRILRKKTFDGPQPGRTLLTDPSTAKEFIAVWEKGA, encoded by the coding sequence ATGCAGATGCGTGAAGCGGCAGAGCGGATTCTTTTCGCATCGACCCTCGAGGAGAAGCTCCAGCTCGCTCCCGCCCACGTGCGTGATGACCAGCCCGGCAAGGCGATCCTCGTCCCCGCGGATGGCCCCGGCCGCCCTACCGAACTCCGCCTCGGCGGCAAGGGCGTGAAGGTGGATTTCCCCGGCACCCACCGCCTTGATGACGACCGCGAGCGCGGCAAGCTCCTGCACTTCTTAGCGAACCACGAGCTGCTCGCCGCCGAGCTGATGGCGCTGGTGCTGCTCAAGTTTCCCGATGCCCCGAAGGAATACCGCGCCGGCGTCTACGAGGCGATGCGCGAGGAGCAGATGCACACGCTCATGTATCTGCGGCGGATGAAGGAATGCGGCATTCATTTCGGCGAACTGCCGCTGAACGACTTTTTCTGGAAACTGGTGGCGCCGGTGGAGTCGCCGCTGGAGTTCGTGACCCGGCTCAATCTCACCTTCGAGCAGGCGAACCTCGATTTCTCCAAGCACTACGCCGCGCTCTTCCGCGAGGCCGGGGACAGTGCCACCGCCGCGGTGCTGGAAAAAATCTACCAGGACGAGATCGGCCACGTCGGCCATGGCGTGAAATGGTTCCGTCACTGGAAGGAGCACGGCACTTCCGATTGGGACGCCTTCTGCCAGGCCCAGCGACTGCCACTCAGCGCCGCCCGGGCGAAGGGTGTGGCTCCGTTCAATGCCGAGGGCCGCCGCCTCGCCGGACTCGACGAGGACTTCATCCGCCATCTGGAGATCTACGGCCAATCCCGCGGCCGCACGCCGGTGGTCACGTGGTTCAATCCCGATGCCGAGTCGCACGTGATGGCGGCGGTCACTGGCACCCGCTACGATCCGAACAAGCACGCCGTCGCCCTCGATGAGGATCTGGAGATCCTCGCGCTCGTCTGGTGCCGGAAGGATGACATCGCCGTGTTGCGCCGTCCTCCCTCCGCCGCGCACCTCGCGTCCTTGCAGGCCGCGGGGCTGGAGATTCCGGAGATCGTCTCCCGCGCCGATCTCGCCACGCTCGCGGAGCGGAAACTCGGTGGCTTGCGGCCGTGGGCATGGTCGCCGGATGCTTCGACCTTGTTCAAGGAACTCGCGGACAACATCGCTCCCGGCATGCCGCAGCCGTGGCGCGAGGCCTTGCCGCCGATTTGTTTTTCGAAGGAGCTCGGCGTGCGATTGGAAGACGCACTCGCCATTCCCGTGGAAGACCGCGGCGCGCTGGTGGCGGATGTCGGATCCGCGGAAGCCGCCATCCGCGCCATCCGCGCCATCCATGCCGGAGGCCGATCCGCCCTCGCCAAGGCGGCCTACTCCTGCGCGGGCCGCGGCCATTTCCGCATCGATCCCGGCAAGCTCGATGACGCCGCCGGCGCGTGGCTCCGCCAGGCGCTCGACAAACACCGCGCCATTGTCATCGAGCCATGGCTCCAGCGCGTCCTCGATTTCTCCGCGCTCTACGAGATCGAGCCGGGTGGCGGCATCCGCCTCATCGGCATGACCGTGATGGAGAACGATGCTGCCGGGCGTTTCACCGGCACCCGTGTCGCGTGGAAATGGGGCTCGATGCTCGATCCGGAAACCGCCGCCTATTTCTTCGGCGCGGGGCAGGGGATGGAGTGGGTGGAGCATCGTATTCCCGCCGCACTGCCTGAGTTGCTGCCCGGCTACACGGGGCCGGTCGGCATCGATGCGATGATCCACCGTTGTGCCGATGGCTCGCTCGCGTTGAAGCCGGTGGTCGAGGTGAACGTGCGCATGACCATGGGCCGTGTGGCGCTGGAACTTCAGAAGCGAAAGGCCTTCCGCGGCAATGGCCGCTTCCGCATCCTCCGCAAGAAGACTTTCGATGGCCCGCAGCCCGGCCGCACCCTTCTCACCGATCCCTCCACCGCGAAGGAGTTCATCGCCGTGTGGGAGAAGGGCGCGTAG
- a CDS encoding DUF3857 domain-containing protein — MAILGSIGLSRAEVSQTPPPEYEESLAPLLTPFEEITKAKDPFAGKDEGGTVRLSESATRVHEDGSYLRAQHTVIRPYTEQGAKESSTRRFRFQAHLETVHVVKARTVLADGTEKVLGPNAAFIQKGDQGSDSIYDDGQDLVLIFPDVKPGVQCEAIVVFERKVPTVAGGYSEFMDWTAGWPIALKRRVIDLPAAWESRVKVETVGKRPVAATEAAPIPGRWRRVWQRENIESTPDEPEEAPPQQVGPGTWLTTFGSWDELAAWYGGLLAERSELGDTLKAKVEEWTKEAKSPREILDVLHDHVANDVRYEGLEFGISGLQPYACETVWKNQYGDCKDKANLLVAMLRHKGVAAKVVLVNTEHAGLVARHIPDYRHFNHAIAVAELPDGKGGVTRVFCDATITKGRPGLLSPGDADRDVLAIHGNKAEWLRTPSARSGESHYTLDLEMTQEGRISGWMTVKATGFNSVQMARAFAGVDRDTARQKLHSYASSFFPGAEVMDFVLPAEKREVEEAELKIYLTTPPRQMDNAGRLSLPFPWARWFFGDFGEGKDRRTSFFQAIERFRVTAKIQLPEGWQPESLPSPLKLDTPPFQASSQWTHAANRCEATLDLDYREAVIPADKVAAPAQANRAMLAWLQTPLALKKGSGAVQGGAPKAQVAMPLMPTGKGQMSLVNRWFPSTGDASKRQAALEQVIRYFPNDPETVFYARTELACQKFDAKQYDAALTALRELVERKPDGVSAEYWGFARYFEGLTLHELNKDEEALAVMKEVAANGEISDYRRNWSARFAGEWLAKRNPVPAEAVTLLKQAAAEEECRAFALSQLVPAMAAAGQGDALVSALADGSLFEGEEDGGTAVIEEITRVAKAGDKAAMASLLPWLQKARDAAGTGPTAKPLAAACATLESWSTRGDTYAKLRSEVLAILERKRPDDFKNTSIDTCDSVEKALAKMEELGKKDSHALLGMSAGYFRKYEASDEFPHALWQYLSHLKVVERSAGTTADAGAFQELVEVGCKLPHDNDNYWECLFLKAGWLDDQEKLDEAIALYRAMPEDPQFMPAFEKSVWFRLGKAYEARGLWKEAIECYLKFKDQRQEHKAVVEQLVRAGLLMARSGDREEALELWALLADVPASVYESSEILPEIQDVIALAANPKATLRQWEESEDWWKHTYIPYHRSLKGDLPVRQPIVLSDEGDDTILRCRKAVAEKDLKRVLEEVASVAFTSRWLPCHVLSVRGMLDQYVKPLAPDSYRGGQLCFAKLAGTVRAGQPATVEMCIRLDAALHFDLGDTEHALKVADDQWQEAPGRSAEHRERCAWLFAMAANATGKKVSEALEASTYWVEHSGGFLTVGQWAPVHADLLARSGKRAEALTFLRSKVAQAKGKPALTTPILEKISQLEAQGEGKEGLAAAAEALLKKYKPVWYDHVGPKALDDPRVGDPTKISEADLTRFHAAERFRLRMLVVMSPDVEIRVRERALTDATMDLGKQQTTWKQAVAIWREVLDQQKVSTPCRLHMLWKFALELASAGQVDALAELRKSPVFSAYAPAYTERYFPMVEKIAKGMRDGPEDFKEALALLNDRELDGEDLPLATLCHTGLLGAGDAEGAAAAREALKNWKLSPAIAGERNTTRLSWMRMANLSKPALAFHDGMLALFRERLEALAQKAPAGWQQRVDLETMGDLTEADRHAIDAARLTTGKRMDKTGVKDWLITRDTWLNATGKRDPAMIAEVFKLAESLGEPLTGATVATILYSFDPPDDPAPASLSGALKIFKDSPANAVVSFWQGTRGYKPGIPVELDKNLALVSQVPSFMRLPMRGNLLETTWVNGDQRQVNQTLDSIKPDEEMSANFFQIYLPVLQEMKRQEELEIANEDAVKIIRDEMITTWRDRNSNSLHRACDLALLCDRKDLLPDAWRASVPGLLAMDYEKAFARARLAQLKGDWKTMKAELEAAKEIPPREKTNQTWFMACALDGLGEKARAIEYARQCVALGNANNRYFVAAIRYLRHAGAEIPKPGK; from the coding sequence ATGGCCATCCTCGGATCGATCGGCTTATCCCGGGCCGAGGTTTCCCAAACGCCGCCACCGGAGTATGAGGAATCGCTGGCACCGCTGCTGACGCCCTTCGAAGAGATCACGAAGGCGAAGGACCCGTTCGCGGGCAAGGACGAGGGCGGGACGGTCCGGCTTTCCGAAAGCGCGACGCGGGTCCATGAGGATGGCAGCTACCTGCGGGCCCAGCACACGGTGATCCGCCCCTACACGGAGCAGGGCGCGAAGGAATCGTCCACCCGCCGGTTCCGGTTCCAGGCCCACCTCGAAACCGTGCACGTGGTGAAGGCCCGCACGGTGCTGGCGGACGGCACGGAAAAGGTCCTCGGTCCGAACGCGGCGTTCATTCAGAAAGGTGACCAGGGCAGCGACAGCATCTATGACGATGGCCAGGACCTGGTGCTGATTTTCCCCGATGTGAAGCCCGGCGTGCAGTGCGAGGCGATCGTGGTGTTCGAGCGGAAAGTGCCGACGGTGGCGGGCGGTTACAGCGAGTTCATGGATTGGACGGCCGGTTGGCCGATCGCTCTGAAACGGCGGGTGATCGATCTACCGGCCGCGTGGGAGTCCCGGGTGAAGGTCGAGACGGTGGGCAAGCGTCCGGTCGCGGCGACTGAAGCCGCGCCAATACCCGGACGATGGCGGCGGGTGTGGCAGCGGGAGAACATCGAAAGCACGCCCGACGAGCCCGAGGAAGCGCCGCCCCAACAGGTCGGACCGGGCACCTGGCTGACCACCTTCGGCTCCTGGGACGAACTGGCGGCGTGGTACGGTGGCCTGCTCGCGGAGCGGTCCGAGCTGGGTGACACGCTCAAGGCCAAGGTCGAAGAATGGACGAAGGAGGCGAAATCGCCGCGGGAAATCCTCGATGTGCTCCACGACCACGTGGCCAACGACGTGCGCTACGAAGGACTCGAGTTCGGCATTTCCGGACTCCAGCCGTATGCCTGCGAAACGGTGTGGAAGAACCAGTATGGTGATTGCAAGGACAAGGCGAACCTGCTGGTGGCGATGCTGCGCCACAAGGGCGTGGCCGCGAAGGTGGTGCTCGTGAACACCGAGCACGCGGGCCTGGTGGCACGCCACATCCCGGACTACCGGCATTTCAACCACGCCATCGCGGTGGCGGAACTGCCGGATGGCAAGGGTGGCGTCACGCGGGTGTTCTGCGATGCCACCATCACCAAGGGACGGCCCGGCCTGCTCTCACCGGGAGATGCGGACCGCGACGTGCTGGCGATCCACGGCAACAAGGCGGAGTGGCTGCGGACCCCGTCCGCGCGCTCGGGCGAAAGTCATTACACGCTGGATCTGGAAATGACCCAAGAGGGGCGGATCTCCGGCTGGATGACGGTGAAGGCCACCGGCTTCAACAGCGTGCAGATGGCGCGGGCGTTCGCGGGCGTGGACCGGGACACCGCCCGCCAGAAGCTGCACTCGTATGCCTCCAGCTTCTTCCCCGGAGCGGAGGTGATGGACTTCGTGCTGCCCGCGGAGAAACGGGAGGTGGAGGAGGCCGAGCTGAAGATCTACCTGACCACCCCGCCGCGCCAGATGGATAACGCGGGCCGCCTGAGCCTGCCGTTTCCGTGGGCCCGCTGGTTCTTCGGCGACTTCGGCGAGGGCAAGGACCGGCGCACGTCGTTCTTCCAAGCGATCGAACGCTTCCGGGTGACGGCCAAGATCCAGTTGCCGGAGGGATGGCAACCGGAGTCCCTGCCAAGCCCGCTGAAACTGGACACGCCACCGTTCCAAGCGTCCTCCCAATGGACGCACGCGGCAAACCGATGCGAGGCCACACTGGATCTCGACTACCGCGAGGCGGTGATCCCCGCCGACAAGGTGGCGGCTCCGGCCCAGGCCAACCGCGCGATGCTGGCGTGGCTGCAAACGCCGCTGGCCTTGAAGAAAGGCTCCGGCGCGGTCCAGGGCGGGGCCCCGAAGGCGCAGGTGGCGATGCCCCTGATGCCCACCGGCAAGGGCCAGATGAGCCTGGTGAACCGTTGGTTCCCGAGCACGGGCGATGCCTCGAAGCGCCAGGCCGCGCTCGAACAGGTGATCCGCTACTTCCCGAACGATCCGGAGACGGTGTTCTACGCCCGCACGGAGCTGGCCTGCCAGAAGTTCGATGCAAAGCAGTATGATGCCGCGCTCACCGCGCTGCGGGAACTGGTGGAGCGCAAGCCCGATGGCGTGAGCGCCGAATACTGGGGCTTCGCCCGCTATTTCGAAGGACTGACACTCCATGAGCTGAACAAGGATGAAGAAGCGCTGGCGGTGATGAAGGAGGTGGCCGCGAACGGCGAGATCAGCGACTACCGCCGGAACTGGTCGGCCCGGTTCGCAGGCGAGTGGCTGGCCAAACGCAACCCGGTGCCCGCGGAAGCGGTGACCCTGCTGAAACAGGCCGCCGCGGAGGAGGAGTGCCGCGCCTTCGCGCTGTCACAGCTCGTGCCCGCGATGGCCGCAGCCGGCCAAGGGGATGCGCTGGTGAGCGCCCTCGCCGATGGCAGCTTGTTCGAAGGCGAGGAGGACGGAGGCACCGCGGTGATCGAGGAGATCACCCGCGTGGCGAAAGCCGGCGACAAGGCGGCGATGGCGTCCCTGCTGCCGTGGCTGCAGAAGGCCCGCGATGCCGCCGGAACCGGGCCGACGGCCAAGCCGCTCGCGGCGGCCTGCGCCACCCTGGAAAGCTGGTCCACGCGCGGCGACACCTATGCCAAGCTGCGGAGCGAGGTGCTGGCGATCCTCGAACGGAAGCGCCCGGATGATTTCAAGAACACCTCGATCGACACCTGCGACAGCGTCGAGAAGGCGTTGGCGAAGATGGAGGAACTCGGCAAGAAGGACAGCCACGCGCTGCTCGGGATGTCCGCAGGCTATTTCCGCAAATACGAGGCTTCCGACGAGTTTCCGCACGCGCTGTGGCAATACCTCTCCCATCTGAAGGTGGTGGAACGCAGTGCCGGGACGACCGCAGACGCCGGTGCTTTCCAAGAGCTGGTCGAAGTCGGATGCAAGCTGCCCCACGACAACGACAACTACTGGGAATGCCTGTTCCTGAAGGCAGGCTGGCTGGATGACCAGGAGAAGCTCGACGAAGCCATCGCCCTTTACCGTGCGATGCCGGAGGATCCGCAGTTCATGCCGGCATTCGAAAAGTCGGTGTGGTTCCGGCTCGGCAAGGCCTACGAGGCGCGGGGCCTCTGGAAGGAAGCAATCGAGTGCTACCTGAAGTTCAAGGACCAGCGTCAGGAACACAAGGCAGTGGTGGAGCAACTGGTCCGCGCCGGCCTGCTGATGGCCCGCAGCGGGGATCGCGAGGAGGCGCTTGAGCTATGGGCGCTGCTGGCGGATGTGCCCGCCTCCGTCTACGAGTCTTCCGAGATTCTCCCGGAGATCCAGGATGTGATCGCGCTGGCCGCGAACCCGAAGGCCACGCTGCGGCAATGGGAAGAAAGCGAGGACTGGTGGAAGCACACCTACATTCCTTACCACCGCTCCCTGAAGGGGGATCTGCCGGTCCGGCAGCCCATCGTCCTGAGCGACGAGGGTGACGACACGATCCTGCGCTGCCGGAAGGCGGTGGCGGAAAAGGATCTGAAGCGGGTCCTCGAGGAAGTGGCATCCGTCGCCTTCACCAGCCGCTGGCTGCCCTGCCATGTCCTCTCGGTGCGGGGAATGCTCGATCAATACGTGAAGCCGCTCGCGCCCGATTCCTACCGGGGCGGCCAATTGTGCTTCGCCAAGCTGGCGGGCACGGTGCGCGCGGGCCAGCCCGCGACGGTGGAAATGTGCATCCGCCTCGATGCCGCGCTGCATTTCGACCTCGGTGACACGGAACACGCGCTGAAAGTGGCGGACGATCAGTGGCAGGAAGCTCCGGGACGCTCGGCGGAGCACCGCGAGCGCTGCGCCTGGTTGTTCGCCATGGCCGCGAACGCCACGGGCAAGAAGGTCAGCGAAGCGCTGGAGGCATCCACCTACTGGGTGGAACACAGCGGCGGCTTCCTGACGGTGGGCCAGTGGGCCCCGGTGCATGCCGACCTGCTGGCGAGGTCCGGCAAACGCGCGGAGGCCCTCACCTTCCTGAGGAGCAAGGTTGCCCAGGCGAAAGGAAAGCCCGCGCTGACGACGCCGATCCTGGAGAAGATCTCCCAATTGGAAGCGCAGGGAGAGGGCAAGGAAGGCTTGGCCGCGGCGGCGGAAGCCCTCCTCAAGAAATACAAGCCGGTGTGGTACGACCATGTAGGACCGAAGGCCCTCGACGACCCGCGGGTGGGAGATCCGACGAAAATCTCGGAAGCGGACCTGACCCGCTTCCACGCCGCCGAACGCTTCCGCCTGCGGATGCTGGTGGTCATGTCCCCGGACGTGGAGATCCGCGTCCGTGAGCGGGCACTGACGGACGCCACGATGGATCTGGGCAAACAACAAACCACCTGGAAGCAAGCCGTGGCCATCTGGCGGGAAGTACTCGACCAGCAGAAGGTCTCCACCCCGTGCCGTCTCCACATGCTGTGGAAGTTCGCGCTGGAACTCGCCTCCGCGGGCCAGGTGGACGCGCTCGCCGAACTCCGCAAGTCTCCCGTCTTCTCCGCCTATGCCCCGGCTTACACCGAACGTTATTTCCCGATGGTCGAGAAGATCGCCAAAGGCATGCGTGACGGCCCGGAAGACTTCAAGGAGGCCCTCGCCCTACTGAACGACCGCGAACTCGACGGCGAGGATCTCCCCCTCGCCACCCTGTGTCACACCGGCCTGCTGGGTGCCGGCGATGCGGAGGGAGCCGCCGCGGCGCGGGAAGCGCTCAAGAACTGGAAACTGAGCCCGGCCATCGCCGGCGAACGGAACACCACTCGCCTCAGTTGGATGCGAATGGCGAATCTCTCGAAGCCGGCTCTCGCGTTCCATGACGGGATGCTCGCCCTCTTCCGGGAACGCTTGGAGGCACTGGCGCAAAAGGCCCCGGCAGGCTGGCAGCAACGGGTGGACCTGGAAACCATGGGGGACCTCACGGAGGCAGACCGGCACGCAATCGACGCCGCCCGCCTGACCACCGGGAAGCGCATGGACAAGACCGGAGTGAAGGACTGGCTCATCACCCGCGATACCTGGCTCAACGCCACCGGCAAACGGGACCCCGCCATGATCGCGGAGGTCTTCAAGCTGGCGGAATCCCTCGGAGAACCCCTCACGGGCGCGACCGTGGCCACCATCCTGTATTCATTCGATCCGCCGGATGACCCGGCGCCGGCCTCGCTCTCCGGAGCTTTGAAGATTTTCAAGGACTCCCCTGCGAATGCGGTGGTTTCATTCTGGCAAGGCACCCGCGGTTACAAGCCCGGCATCCCGGTCGAGCTGGACAAGAACCTGGCGCTGGTGAGCCAGGTTCCGTCCTTCATGCGGCTCCCGATGAGGGGCAACCTGTTGGAAACGACATGGGTCAACGGCGACCAACGCCAAGTGAACCAGACACTCGATTCCATCAAACCGGACGAGGAAATGTCCGCGAACTTCTTCCAGATCTACCTGCCGGTTCTTCAGGAAATGAAGCGTCAGGAGGAACTGGAAATCGCGAACGAGGATGCTGTGAAAATCATTCGGGACGAAATGATCACGACATGGCGCGACCGCAACTCCAACTCCCTCCACCGCGCCTGCGACCTGGCTCTCCTCTGCGACCGCAAGGATTTGCTGCCCGATGCCTGGCGGGCCTCGGTACCCGGCCTGCTGGCCATGGATTACGAGAAGGCCTTCGCCCGCGCGCGACTCGCGCAGTTGAAGGGCGATTGGAAAACCATGAAGGCCGAACTCGAAGCAGCGAAGGAGATTCCCCCGCGCGAAAAAACCAACCAGACATGGTTCATGGCATGCGCCCTGGATGGACTGGGAGAAAAGGCCAGGGCGATCGAATACGCGCGCCAGTGCGTGGCATTGGGAAACGCGAACAACCGCTATTTCGTGGCTGCCATCCGCTACCTGCGCCACGCCGGAGCGGAGATTCCGAAACCGGGGAAGTGA
- a CDS encoding DUF2062 domain-containing protein: MALFRKAWLWIHQKWTHLFLLKDRPHSIALGVGLGMFWGFTPFLGLKTLLAMGTARLFRGNVVASAIAVQLHDVVFPIAPWLLYWEYRVGFWLISRPHHFPLREGHVADLKMADWLHWKMVVNIGPPLLAGSLLVAVPTGLISYALMLRYLERREAKRAAVRPLDEFPGV, encoded by the coding sequence ATGGCCCTTTTCCGCAAAGCTTGGCTCTGGATCCACCAAAAGTGGACTCACCTTTTCCTGCTCAAGGACCGCCCGCACTCCATCGCGCTGGGAGTGGGGCTCGGCATGTTCTGGGGCTTCACCCCCTTTCTGGGGCTCAAAACCCTGCTCGCCATGGGCACCGCCCGTCTGTTCCGCGGAAACGTCGTGGCCTCCGCCATTGCCGTGCAGCTCCATGACGTCGTGTTCCCGATTGCCCCGTGGCTGCTCTACTGGGAATACCGCGTCGGCTTCTGGCTCATCAGCAGGCCCCATCACTTCCCGCTCCGGGAAGGCCATGTCGCCGATCTCAAGATGGCCGATTGGCTGCACTGGAAGATGGTGGTCAACATCGGCCCGCCCTTGCTCGCCGGGTCGCTGTTGGTCGCGGTGCCGACCGGCCTGATCAGCTACGCCCTCATGCTGCGCTATCTCGAACGCCGCGAGGCCAAACGCGCCGCCGTCCGGCCGCTCGACGAGTTCCCCGGTGTATGA
- a CDS encoding glycosyltransferase, whose translation MIPALLLLLVLAGLVAALALTLWHLARFPVLVEVPPPAHGPRVSILLPARNEAANIEACLGTLMAQDWPDLEILILDDHSTDGTGDLARAMADERVRVLAGKDLPDGWAGKPWACQQLADAATGGWLLFIDADTRHAPGTVSAAMALCATTRPDLLTAWPRHVTITWGEKALVPLMYLFAVVFSPPCLFMHAQDHPEFAARWFPYGLSHLGTANGPFMLFSRSGYDRLGGHAAHRDQLLEDVSFARAVAARMGEGMRLINADGHRFVSCRMYESTRAVWNGFTRSTHSLYRGQPRYAPVVSAISVGSLFLLPFIAACVPGRWQPLAWVEVGLIYLIRLLLALRHRTSMAGALLHPLAIAMMHLIGIRSWWKSTRGGVEWRGRSYVVK comes from the coding sequence ATGATCCCCGCCCTCCTGCTGCTGCTCGTTCTCGCCGGGTTGGTGGCGGCCCTCGCCCTCACCCTCTGGCACCTCGCCCGCTTTCCCGTGCTGGTGGAGGTGCCGCCGCCCGCGCATGGCCCGCGGGTGTCCATCCTGCTGCCCGCGCGCAACGAGGCGGCGAATATCGAGGCCTGCCTCGGCACCCTCATGGCCCAGGATTGGCCGGACCTGGAAATCCTGATCCTCGACGATCATTCCACCGATGGCACCGGCGATCTCGCCCGCGCCATGGCCGATGAACGCGTCCGCGTGCTCGCGGGAAAGGATCTGCCGGATGGCTGGGCCGGGAAACCCTGGGCCTGCCAGCAGCTCGCCGATGCCGCCACCGGCGGGTGGCTGCTGTTCATCGATGCCGATACCCGCCACGCCCCCGGCACGGTGAGCGCGGCGATGGCCCTCTGCGCCACCACCCGTCCGGATCTGCTCACCGCCTGGCCGCGCCACGTCACCATCACCTGGGGAGAAAAGGCGCTCGTTCCGCTGATGTATCTCTTCGCCGTGGTGTTCTCGCCGCCGTGCTTGTTCATGCACGCGCAGGACCATCCCGAGTTCGCCGCGCGTTGGTTTCCCTACGGCCTTTCCCATCTCGGCACCGCGAACGGGCCCTTCATGCTTTTTTCCCGCAGCGGCTACGATCGCCTCGGCGGCCACGCCGCCCACCGCGACCAATTGCTGGAGGACGTCAGCTTCGCCCGTGCTGTCGCGGCACGGATGGGCGAGGGGATGCGGCTCATCAATGCCGATGGCCACCGCTTCGTGTCCTGCCGGATGTATGAATCCACCCGTGCCGTGTGGAATGGCTTCACCCGCAGCACCCATTCCCTCTACCGAGGCCAACCTCGCTACGCCCCGGTGGTGTCGGCGATCAGTGTCGGCTCCCTGTTCCTGCTGCCCTTCATCGCCGCCTGCGTGCCGGGGCGCTGGCAGCCGCTCGCCTGGGTGGAAGTGGGGCTCATCTATCTCATCCGCCTGCTGCTCGCCCTGCGTCACCGCACCTCCATGGCGGGTGCGCTGCTGCACCCGCTCGCCATCGCGATGATGCACCTGATCGGCATCCGCTCGTGGTGGAAGTCCACCCGCGGCGGCGTCGAGTGGCGGGGCAGGAGCTACGTGGTGAAGTAG
- a CDS encoding TSUP family transporter, with amino-acid sequence MSPWTYLLLFLAGLTGGFIDAIAGGGGLITVPALLAAGLPPRIALGTNKFQSTFGTAVAVSRYLKAGLLRTEGIRLAVVAALVASMVGAFAVSALDKDLLKRVIPWMLATVAVYTALNRRFGLQRGTRKLAPAVFAAVFGIGLGFYDGFFGPGTGSFWTVALVTLMGCDLREATGYTKAANLASNVGALAIFLAGGSVHFTVGAVMIAGQLLGARAGAGLAIRRGAGVIRPVFLTVVFAMTAKLLWDAWG; translated from the coding sequence ATGTCACCGTGGACTTACCTGCTATTGTTCCTGGCTGGATTGACGGGTGGTTTCATCGACGCGATCGCGGGCGGCGGCGGCCTGATCACGGTCCCGGCGCTGTTGGCGGCGGGGTTGCCGCCACGGATCGCACTGGGCACGAACAAGTTCCAATCGACCTTCGGCACCGCGGTGGCCGTGAGCCGCTACCTGAAGGCGGGCCTACTGCGGACCGAGGGCATCCGGCTGGCGGTGGTGGCGGCCCTCGTCGCGAGCATGGTCGGAGCCTTCGCGGTGAGCGCGCTGGACAAGGATCTGCTGAAACGGGTGATCCCGTGGATGCTGGCAACGGTGGCGGTTTACACGGCGCTGAACCGGCGGTTCGGGCTGCAACGCGGGACCCGGAAGCTGGCCCCGGCGGTCTTCGCGGCAGTCTTCGGGATCGGACTGGGATTCTATGACGGCTTCTTCGGGCCGGGCACGGGCTCGTTCTGGACGGTGGCGCTGGTGACCCTGATGGGCTGCGACCTGCGCGAGGCCACGGGCTACACCAAGGCGGCGAACCTCGCCAGCAACGTGGGCGCGCTGGCGATCTTCCTCGCCGGAGGTTCGGTGCATTTCACGGTGGGTGCGGTGATGATCGCCGGGCAACTCCTCGGCGCACGGGCCGGAGCGGGACTCGCCATCCGCCGCGGCGCGGGCGTGATCCGGCCGGTATTCCTCACGGTGGTGTTCGCGATGACCGCGAAGCTGCTGTGGGACGCATGGGGCTGA